From a single Sneathia sanguinegens genomic region:
- a CDS encoding O-antigen ligase family protein gives MEVQEDKVLVWLLFCLSILLGVSYIASMAIMLVIVAYSLYKRYNLKFKSIYILFLLNILVCVCYKNYLGIATNIALIVFFYLSDISNLLNFSVIVKYSAIMGLIEIIFSLLLNHRAGIYSFFNPNYYGAYLALLILAYSFKKYDRKYLVVFIIALILTGSRFAVIALVITYTLSIFFKNRTLGISSIVIALIYFYLVYKGILPFVRSDTISTYLDLRLWIYQLGIKAIKTGIYFGHGPTYFYEYSKHVYPHTHNILIEFILSFGILGLIYVIYVLRHIRLNKKRLLLLVLVLIHGLADYTIFWPQTALLFLMLFNSEGKKDVSSCSSKIK, from the coding sequence TTGGAAGTACAGGAAGATAAAGTATTAGTTTGGCTTTTATTCTGTCTATCAATATTACTAGGTGTTTCATATATAGCTTCAATGGCCATAATGTTAGTAATAGTGGCTTATTCTTTATATAAAAGATATAATTTAAAATTTAAATCTATATATATATTATTCCTTTTAAATATACTAGTATGTGTATGTTACAAAAATTATCTTGGAATTGCAACTAATATAGCACTGATAGTATTTTTTTATCTAAGTGATATTAGTAATTTGTTAAATTTTTCTGTGATAGTTAAATACTCGGCTATAATGGGCTTAATTGAAATAATTTTTTCATTGTTATTAAATCATAGAGCAGGAATTTATAGTTTTTTTAATCCAAATTATTATGGAGCTTATTTAGCTTTATTAATATTAGCATATAGTTTTAAAAAATATGATAGAAAATATTTAGTGGTATTTATAATAGCACTAATATTAACAGGTTCTAGATTTGCAGTAATTGCTTTGGTTATTACATATACTCTTAGTATATTTTTCAAAAATAGGACATTAGGAATAAGTTCTATTGTAATAGCTTTAATATATTTTTATTTGGTATATAAGGGAATACTACCCTTCGTTAGATCTGATACTATTAGTACCTATCTTGACTTACGATTGTGGATATATCAATTAGGAATAAAAGCTATAAAGACTGGTATATATTTTGGACATGGACCAACATATTTTTACGAATACTCAAAGCATGTATATCCGCATACACATAATATTTTAATTGAGTTTATACTAAGTTTTGGTATTTTAGGTTTGATTTATGTAATTTATGTATTAAGACATATAAGATTAAATAAAAAAAGATTATTATTATTAGTGTTGGTACTTATACATGGTCTAGCAGATTATACTATTTTTTGGCCTCAAACAGCCTTATTATTTTTAATGTTATTTAATAGTGAGGGAAAAAAAGATGTATCAAGTTGCTCAAGTAAAATTAAATGA
- the dut gene encoding dUTP diphosphatase: MKIKKINKKAITPTYGTKFSAGADLYACCDETIIIKPFETKLIHTGICMEIKETLVGLVFARSGLATKKGLAPANKVGVIDSDYRGEIMVPLYNQTNEIKEIKHGERIAQIIFMPYIQEEFIEVEELSETLRGEGGFGSTGR, encoded by the coding sequence ATGAAAATAAAAAAAATAAATAAAAAGGCAATTACACCTACTTATGGTACTAAGTTTTCAGCAGGAGCAGACTTATATGCTTGTTGCGATGAAACAATTATTATAAAACCATTTGAAACAAAATTAATTCATACAGGAATTTGTATGGAAATTAAAGAAACTTTAGTAGGTTTGGTTTTTGCAAGAAGTGGTTTAGCTACAAAAAAAGGTTTAGCACCAGCTAATAAAGTTGGAGTTATAGATAGTGATTATAGGGGAGAAATTATGGTTCCTTTATATAATCAAACAAATGAAATTAAAGAAATAAAACATGGAGAAAGAATAGCACAAATAATATTTATGCCATATATTCAAGAAGAATTTATTGAAGTTGAGGAATTATCAGAAACATTAAGAGGTGAAGGTGGCTTTGGAAGTACAGGAAGATAA
- a CDS encoding rod shape-determining protein, giving the protein MILDRFFNFFRVSKKLAIDLGTSNVLIYDRQRKKIVLNEPSVIVRDKKTNKIIAVGKEAREMLGKNPDVIKVIKPLKDGVISDDNSARDMLTEFMKKVYGVSIFKPDIMICIPIEVNTVDKRALFESVSGAKRIYLIEEGRAAIIGSGVNISLPMGSMVIDIGGGSTDIAILSLNEIVVSKSIKMAGNTLDQDIIRYVKTNLNLVIGDRTAEKIKKELATAIKVPEDKNAVLPIRGRSLTTNTPYVLEITANQVQEAIGRTIESMVDSVKEVLSKCPPELAADILDNGIVLTGGGALIKNLDKYIEERTKVPVKIADKPLESVVVGAGLAFDNKVLLKTLLMREN; this is encoded by the coding sequence ATGATATTAGATAGATTTTTCAATTTTTTTAGAGTTAGTAAAAAATTAGCAATAGATTTGGGAACTTCAAATGTTTTAATTTATGATAGACAAAGAAAAAAAATTGTCTTAAATGAGCCATCTGTAATTGTTAGAGATAAAAAGACTAATAAAATAATTGCAGTTGGAAAAGAAGCAAGAGAAATGCTAGGTAAAAATCCCGATGTAATAAAAGTTATTAAGCCATTGAAAGATGGTGTAATTTCTGATGATAATTCTGCAAGAGATATGTTGACTGAATTTATGAAAAAGGTTTATGGTGTTTCTATATTCAAACCAGATATAATGATTTGTATTCCAATTGAAGTTAATACAGTAGATAAAAGAGCTTTATTTGAATCTGTAAGTGGTGCAAAAAGAATATACCTTATAGAAGAAGGAAGAGCAGCTATAATAGGTTCTGGCGTCAATATTTCCCTACCTATGGGAAGTATGGTTATAGATATAGGTGGAGGTTCTACCGATATAGCGATATTATCACTTAATGAAATAGTTGTGAGCAAATCAATAAAAATGGCAGGTAATACTTTAGATCAAGATATTATAAGATATGTTAAGACAAATTTAAACTTGGTTATTGGTGATAGAACTGCTGAAAAGATAAAAAAAGAATTGGCAACAGCTATTAAAGTTCCAGAAGATAAAAATGCTGTTTTACCAATAAGGGGTAGATCTTTAACTACGAATACACCATATGTGCTTGAAATAACTGCTAATCAAGTGCAAGAAGCTATAGGTAGAACAATTGAATCTATGGTAGATAGTGTTAAAGAAGTGCTAAGTAAATGCCCACCTGAATTAGCAGCAGATATATTAGATAATGGTATAGTATTAACAGGTGGAGGAGCATTAATAAAAAATTTGGATAAATATATAGAAGAAAGAACAAAAGTTCCTGTAAAAATAGCAGATAAACCATTGGAATCAGTTGTTGTTGGTGCAGGTTTAGCATTTGATAATAAGGTATTATTAAAAACTTTACTAATGAGGGAAAATTAA
- the frr gene encoding ribosome recycling factor, whose amino-acid sequence MIENLLLETEDKMLKAVEATKVKFSHVRAGRANVSMIDGVKVDYFGQMTPLNQVGTISTPESRLIVIDPWDKSLIPIIEKEILKANLGFTPSNDGRVIRLVLPELTEDRRKEYVKIVKKDSEDGKVAIRNIRKDANTQLKKFEKNSEITEDELKNAETKVQKLTDKYVGLIDEILAKKEKELLSI is encoded by the coding sequence ATGATAGAGAATCTTTTATTAGAAACTGAAGATAAGATGTTAAAAGCTGTAGAAGCGACTAAGGTTAAATTTTCACATGTTAGAGCAGGAAGAGCAAATGTTTCAATGATAGATGGTGTTAAAGTTGATTATTTTGGACAAATGACACCTTTAAATCAAGTTGGAACAATTTCAACACCTGAAAGCAGACTTATTGTGATAGATCCTTGGGACAAATCTTTAATACCAATTATAGAAAAAGAAATATTAAAAGCTAATTTAGGATTTACACCTTCAAATGATGGAAGAGTTATTAGATTAGTTTTACCAGAATTAACAGAAGATAGAAGAAAAGAATATGTAAAAATAGTAAAAAAAGATTCAGAAGATGGAAAAGTAGCTATTAGAAATATTAGAAAAGATGCAAATACTCAATTGAAAAAATTTGAAAAAAATAGTGAAATAACAGAAGATGAATTAAAAAATGCGGAAACTAAAGTTCAAAAATTAACAGATAAATATGTTGGTTTAATTGATGAAATATTAGCTAAAAAAGAAAAAGAATTATTAAGCATATAG
- the pyrH gene encoding UMP kinase has translation MKYRRILLKLSGEALAGKKNFGFDEEVLLSFAKQIKELHDNSVQVAIVIGGGNIFRGLSGEKYGVDRATGDTMGMLATIMNGLALQNFIESLGVPTRVLTSISMPEIAEPYIRRRAIRHLEKGRIVIFSAGTGMPYFTTDSGGAIRAIEIHADILAKGTKVDGIYDKDPLKYSDAKKYEEVSYEEAIVKNLKVMDATALSLCKENNMPIIVFDALSEGNMLKLVKGEKIGTIVK, from the coding sequence ATGAAATATAGAAGAATATTGCTAAAATTGAGTGGAGAAGCTTTAGCAGGTAAAAAAAATTTTGGCTTTGATGAAGAAGTATTACTAAGTTTTGCAAAACAAATTAAGGAATTGCATGATAATTCTGTTCAAGTTGCCATTGTAATAGGTGGTGGAAATATTTTTAGAGGATTATCAGGAGAAAAATATGGAGTTGATAGAGCAACTGGAGATACTATGGGTATGTTAGCAACAATTATGAATGGTTTGGCACTTCAAAATTTTATAGAAAGTTTAGGAGTTCCAACTAGAGTATTGACATCTATTAGTATGCCAGAAATTGCAGAACCATATATAAGAAGAAGAGCAATTAGACATTTAGAAAAAGGAAGAATTGTAATTTTTTCAGCCGGTACAGGTATGCCATATTTCACAACAGATTCAGGTGGTGCAATAAGGGCAATTGAAATACATGCAGATATTTTAGCAAAGGGAACAAAGGTTGACGGAATATATGATAAAGATCCTTTAAAATATAGCGATGCTAAAAAATACGAAGAAGTTAGTTATGAAGAAGCAATTGTAAAAAATTTAAAGGTTATGGATGCAACAGCCCTTTCATTGTGTAAAGAAAATAATATGCCTATAATTGTTTTCGATGCCTTATCAGAAGGAAATATGTTGAAATTAGTTAAGGGTGAAAAAATAGGTACTATAGTAAAATAA
- the tsf gene encoding translation elongation factor Ts, with protein sequence MEIKASLVKELRERTGAGMLDCKKALTENEGNIEKAIDWLREKGISKAAKKSGRVAAEGLVFARVTEDHKKAVILEFNSETDFVAKNVDFKEFGNILTERALDTEITTVEELKKLEFGGKTVEAQLTELIAKIGENLNLRRFEVLKGCCDTFVVDYIHMGGKIGVLVKAKGEATEENIEKVRGVAMHVAAMDPKFLSKEQVSSEDLKREEEVLRIQFAEESKAKGKVVKPEMLERIISGKIGKYYEENCLKQQKYVRDDKKTVSEFLKPVDVVAYVRYKVGEGIEKKEEDFAAEVAAQIAGK encoded by the coding sequence ATGGAAATAAAGGCAAGTTTAGTTAAAGAACTTAGAGAAAGAACAGGAGCAGGAATGCTTGATTGTAAAAAAGCTTTAACTGAAAATGAAGGAAATATAGAAAAAGCAATAGATTGGTTAAGAGAAAAGGGAATTTCAAAAGCTGCAAAGAAATCAGGAAGAGTAGCAGCAGAAGGTTTAGTATTTGCTAGAGTAACTGAAGATCATAAAAAAGCAGTTATATTAGAATTCAATTCAGAAACTGATTTTGTTGCAAAAAATGTAGATTTCAAAGAATTTGGTAACATTTTAACAGAAAGAGCATTAGATACAGAAATTACAACAGTAGAAGAACTTAAAAAATTAGAATTTGGTGGAAAGACTGTTGAAGCTCAATTAACAGAATTAATTGCAAAAATAGGTGAAAATTTAAATTTAAGAAGATTTGAAGTATTAAAAGGTTGTTGTGATACTTTTGTTGTTGACTATATACATATGGGTGGAAAAATCGGTGTTTTAGTTAAGGCAAAGGGAGAAGCTACTGAAGAAAATATTGAAAAGGTAAGAGGAGTTGCAATGCATGTTGCTGCAATGGATCCTAAATTCTTATCTAAAGAACAAGTAAGTTCAGAAGACTTGAAAAGAGAAGAAGAAGTATTAAGAATTCAATTTGCTGAAGAATCAAAAGCAAAAGGTAAGGTAGTAAAGCCTGAAATGCTTGAAAGAATAATATCTGGAAAAATTGGAAAATACTATGAAGAAAATTGTCTAAAACAACAAAAATATGTTAGAGATGATAAAAAAACTGTTTCTGAATTTTTAAAACCAGTTGATGTTGTTGCATATGTAAGATACAAAGTTGGTGAAGGTATAGAAAAGAAAGAAGAAGATTTCGCTGCAGAAGTAGCTGCACAAATTGCAGGAAAATAA
- the rpsB gene encoding 30S ribosomal protein S2 yields MAVISMTQLLEAGAHFGHQAKRWNPKMKPYIYAERNGIHILDLKQTLTMTEKAYDFVREIASEGGKVLFVGTKKQAQDAVKDEALRCGGFYVNQRWLGGLLTNLQTIKSRVKRLNELEEMDASGELDTAYTKKEASLLRKELAKLEKNVGGIKGMSKLPAALFVVDIKKEFLALQEAAKLGIPVIALIDTNVDPDLVTYKIPANDDAIRSVALFASVIANAVIEGQGGAEGTETLEETEEVKEETTTLSEDEVMEEM; encoded by the coding sequence ATGGCTGTAATAAGCATGACACAATTATTAGAAGCAGGTGCACACTTTGGGCATCAAGCAAAGAGATGGAATCCTAAAATGAAACCATATATCTACGCAGAAAGAAATGGTATACACATTTTAGATTTAAAACAAACTTTAACAATGACAGAAAAGGCTTATGATTTTGTAAGAGAAATCGCAAGTGAAGGTGGTAAAGTTTTATTTGTTGGAACTAAGAAACAAGCACAAGATGCTGTAAAAGATGAAGCATTAAGATGTGGTGGTTTCTATGTAAATCAAAGATGGTTAGGTGGACTTTTAACTAATCTACAAACTATCAAATCAAGAGTTAAAAGATTAAATGAATTAGAAGAAATGGATGCAAGTGGAGAACTTGACACAGCATATACTAAGAAAGAAGCAAGCTTATTAAGAAAAGAATTAGCAAAACTTGAAAAAAATGTTGGTGGAATAAAGGGTATGTCAAAATTACCAGCTGCTTTATTTGTAGTTGACATTAAAAAAGAATTCTTAGCATTACAAGAAGCTGCAAAATTAGGAATACCAGTAATAGCATTAATAGATACTAATGTAGATCCAGACTTAGTAACTTACAAAATACCAGCAAATGATGATGCTATAAGATCAGTTGCCTTATTTGCTTCAGTAATTGCAAATGCAGTTATAGAAGGACAAGGAGGAGCTGAAGGTACAGAAACTCTTGAAGAAACAGAAGAAGTAAAAGAAGAAACTACAACTCTTTCAGAAGATGAAGTTATGGAGGAAATGTAA
- a CDS encoding phospho-sugar mutase — protein sequence MEEFMKKYEEWLNYKDLDKDLKEQLEEIKNDKDEIKDRFYQELKFGTAGLRGKLGAGTNRMNRLVIARATKALAEVIIEEGKEAMEKGIVFAHDCRIMSPEFAREAALIMASAGIKTYLFENLRPTPELSFAVRYLKCTSGVNITASHNPKIYNGYKVYWTEGSQIKDKIANRVLDKMAHIDLFKDYKTLSFDEAVKSGKLTIIGEKVDRAYYEKVKEQSLRADSEIDKSLRIVYTPLNGAGYKAVRTVLAEKGYENVFVVKEQENPDGHFPTIAYPNPEFVEVFEYANKLCEKVKGDIIIATDPDSDRLAIEVVHEGKIIPINGNQAGVLLINYLLSTMSEKGLMPKNPVIVKSIVTGEMGRPICEKYGVELINVLTGFKNICELSNRYAVTKEKTYVLGYEESVGYNVGTFVRDKDGVTSAVMFAEMAAYYKKQGKTLYTVLEDLFKEFGYYKEKGISIVLEGEEGQKRIARMMKEFRKLYPKEISGVKAVETTDYLEGIVTNLQNSKEEPTNCEKTNAFKVTYEDGSWYTLRPSGTEPKIKYYLYVNDKSESVAQNKLETFEKVVLEVVNGIE from the coding sequence ATGGAAGAATTTATGAAAAAATATGAGGAGTGGCTTAACTATAAAGATCTTGATAAGGATCTAAAAGAACAATTAGAAGAAATTAAAAATGATAAAGATGAAATTAAAGATAGATTTTATCAAGAATTGAAATTTGGAACAGCTGGTTTGAGAGGAAAATTAGGAGCTGGTACTAATAGAATGAATAGATTAGTTATAGCAAGAGCTACAAAAGCCTTAGCAGAAGTCATAATTGAAGAAGGTAAAGAAGCTATGGAAAAAGGAATAGTTTTTGCACATGACTGTAGAATAATGTCTCCAGAATTTGCAAGAGAAGCGGCTTTAATAATGGCAAGTGCAGGAATTAAAACATATCTATTTGAAAATTTAAGACCTACACCTGAATTATCATTTGCTGTTAGATATTTAAAATGTACTTCAGGAGTTAATATTACAGCTTCACATAATCCAAAGATATATAATGGTTATAAGGTATATTGGACAGAAGGTTCTCAAATAAAAGACAAAATAGCAAATCGTGTATTAGATAAAATGGCTCATATAGATCTTTTCAAAGATTATAAAACATTAAGCTTTGATGAAGCAGTTAAAAGTGGTAAATTAACTATAATAGGTGAGAAAGTAGATAGAGCATATTATGAAAAAGTAAAAGAACAATCATTGAGGGCAGATTCTGAAATAGATAAATCACTAAGAATAGTTTATACTCCTTTAAATGGTGCAGGATATAAGGCTGTTAGAACAGTTCTAGCTGAAAAAGGTTATGAAAATGTATTTGTTGTAAAAGAACAAGAAAATCCTGATGGACATTTCCCAACTATAGCTTATCCAAATCCAGAATTTGTTGAAGTTTTTGAATATGCTAATAAATTATGCGAAAAAGTAAAAGGAGATATTATAATAGCAACAGATCCAGATTCAGATAGATTAGCTATAGAAGTTGTACATGAAGGTAAAATTATTCCAATAAATGGAAACCAAGCAGGAGTTTTATTGATTAATTATCTATTGTCAACTATGAGTGAAAAAGGACTTATGCCTAAAAATCCTGTAATAGTTAAATCAATAGTAACAGGAGAAATGGGAAGACCTATTTGTGAAAAATATGGTGTAGAATTAATAAATGTTTTAACTGGATTTAAGAATATCTGTGAATTATCTAATAGATATGCTGTTACAAAAGAAAAGACTTATGTTTTAGGATATGAAGAAAGTGTTGGATATAATGTTGGAACTTTTGTAAGAGATAAAGATGGTGTTACATCAGCTGTTATGTTTGCTGAAATGGCTGCATATTATAAAAAACAAGGTAAAACTTTATACACTGTATTAGAAGATTTATTTAAAGAATTTGGATATTATAAAGAAAAAGGTATTTCAATAGTTCTTGAAGGAGAAGAAGGACAAAAGAGAATAGCTAGAATGATGAAAGAATTTAGAAAATTATATCCAAAAGAAATAAGTGGAGTTAAAGCAGTAGAAACTACTGATTACTTAGAAGGAATTGTTACAAACTTACAAAATTCAAAAGAAGAACCTACAAATTGTGAAAAAACAAATGCATTTAAGGTAACTTATGAAGATGGAAGCTGGTATACATTAAGACCTTCTGGAACAGAACCTAAGATTAAATATTATCTATATGTAAATGATAAATCAGAAAGTGTAGCACAAAATAAATTGGAAACTTTTGAAAAAGTAGTATTGGAAGTAGTAAATGGAATTGAATAA
- a CDS encoding L,D-transpeptidase — translation MKKIFILFFISFVSFSNYVEKYANSDIENVVFSEAYAKYASKSDNYVVVQKSVYAKVKASEKAKNIFKIPVNSKVELLALCENNGKLWYEIKYKNKIGYILKKSAIQRKFCFENGINEAEEITKFLEKFKDNLRVVDCYRPLNLQKNTKKDKFGNSGNQSIISYTSDKKQIFNLQDRTILALVSSNEKDYNIIVDKYPKLLLSKKYAANLKKISLGEVRKFIYVDRKNQNQFVFEKDPKTNKYIILSAGFVTTGKNSKYGFETPYGNFLVAISKPVMTYTSDIDTTKIIGDAKRAIRFSGGAYIHGIPSLYEPKENRSSRIAYTQTKLGTYPLSHKCVRNHDEVMKKLYEWVGVSYINKNGHRTPKEPVIVIVR, via the coding sequence ATGAAAAAAATTTTTATTTTATTTTTCATATCCTTTGTATCTTTTTCAAATTATGTTGAAAAATATGCAAATAGCGATATAGAAAATGTAGTTTTTTCTGAAGCATATGCTAAATATGCTTCAAAATCAGATAATTATGTTGTCGTCCAAAAAAGTGTTTATGCCAAGGTTAAAGCTTCTGAAAAAGCAAAAAATATTTTTAAAATCCCTGTTAATTCTAAGGTGGAATTATTAGCCTTGTGTGAAAATAATGGTAAATTATGGTATGAAATAAAATATAAAAATAAAATTGGATATATTTTAAAGAAAAGTGCCATACAAAGAAAGTTTTGCTTTGAAAATGGTATAAATGAGGCAGAAGAAATAACAAAATTTTTAGAAAAATTTAAAGATAATTTAAGAGTTGTTGATTGTTATAGACCTCTTAATTTACAAAAAAATACTAAAAAAGATAAATTTGGAAATTCTGGAAATCAAAGTATAATATCGTATACTAGCGATAAAAAACAAATTTTTAATTTGCAAGATAGAACAATTTTAGCACTTGTTTCTAGTAATGAAAAAGACTATAATATTATAGTTGATAAGTACCCTAAATTACTATTATCAAAAAAATATGCAGCTAATTTAAAAAAAATTAGCCTAGGAGAAGTTAGAAAATTTATTTATGTTGATAGAAAAAATCAAAATCAATTTGTTTTTGAAAAAGATCCTAAAACAAATAAATATATAATTTTATCAGCAGGTTTTGTAACCACTGGGAAAAATAGTAAATATGGCTTTGAAACACCTTATGGTAACTTTTTGGTAGCTATTAGTAAACCAGTTATGACTTACACTTCAGATATAGACACAACAAAAATAATAGGTGATGCTAAAAGAGCAATTCGTTTCTCAGGTGGAGCATATATACATGGAATACCTTCATTGTATGAACCAAAGGAAAATAGAAGTAGTAGAATAGCATATACACAAACAAAACTTGGGACTTATCCTTTATCGCATAAATGTGTTAGAAATCATGATGAAGTTATGAAAAAGTTGTATGAATGGGTTGGAGTAAGTTATATAAACAAAAATGGACATAGAACCCCAAAAGAACCAGTAATAGTTATAGTTAGATAA